A stretch of the Deinococcus sp. Leaf326 genome encodes the following:
- a CDS encoding MBL fold metallo-hydrolase, with protein sequence MTTAPLLTPVTGTLHALQVPIPYPMKYVTVLIDAPAHGPVTMIDTALDTPEARQAIEDGLAALGLHWESIDRVIITHHHPDHYGLAGVVEERSGARVQMLDVEIGRGERYWHLWEEWLPGHLKFMRDHGLPAESLASMGADNRKGRDRVHPASAVQPLREGQNVELAGGEWEVLWLPGHADGHLGLWNEHESVLIAGDAILPRISPNVGLYAYTRPDPLGDYLQTLGKLELLNPVRAVVGHHGPVMTGVQARARELRAHHHERLDFIRAEVARQPGDAYALSLAMFPRDLNISGRRFALAETLAHAEHLRLLGGVYRTWDEAREVWVYHG encoded by the coding sequence ATGACCACCGCACCCCTCCTGACCCCCGTGACGGGGACGCTGCACGCCCTCCAGGTGCCGATTCCCTACCCGATGAAGTACGTCACGGTGCTTATCGACGCGCCCGCGCACGGCCCCGTGACCATGATCGATACGGCGCTCGACACGCCCGAGGCCCGGCAGGCCATTGAGGACGGGCTGGCGGCGCTGGGGCTGCACTGGGAGAGCATCGACCGGGTCATCATCACGCACCACCACCCCGACCACTACGGGCTGGCGGGCGTGGTCGAGGAACGCAGCGGCGCGCGCGTGCAGATGCTCGACGTGGAGATCGGGCGCGGCGAGCGCTACTGGCACCTGTGGGAGGAGTGGCTGCCGGGCCACCTCAAGTTCATGCGCGACCACGGCCTGCCCGCCGAGTCACTGGCGAGCATGGGGGCCGACAACCGCAAGGGGCGCGACCGGGTGCATCCGGCGAGCGCCGTACAGCCGCTGCGCGAGGGCCAGAATGTCGAGCTGGCCGGCGGCGAGTGGGAGGTGCTGTGGCTCCCCGGCCACGCCGACGGGCACCTGGGCCTGTGGAACGAGCACGAAAGCGTCCTGATCGCCGGGGACGCCATCCTGCCGCGCATCAGCCCCAACGTGGGCCTGTACGCCTACACGCGGCCCGACCCGCTGGGCGACTACCTCCAGACGCTGGGCAAGTTGGAGCTGCTCAACCCGGTGCGCGCGGTCGTCGGGCACCACGGCCCCGTCATGACCGGTGTGCAGGCCCGCGCCCGTGAGTTGCGTGCGCACCACCACGAGCGTCTGGACTTCATCCGCGCCGAGGTGGCCCGGCAGCCGGGCGACGCCTACGCCCTGTCGCTGGCGATGTTTCCGCGCGACCTGAACATCAGTGGCCGCCGCTTTGCCCTGGCCGAGACGCTGGCGCACGCCGAGCACCTGCGGCTGCTGGGCGGGGTGTACCGCACCTGGGACGAGGCGCGGGAGGTGTGGGTGTACCACGGCTGA
- a CDS encoding citrate/2-methylcitrate synthase, with protein sequence MTEIAKGLEGVLFTESKLTFINGSEGVLTHLGIPIQDWAENSTFEELSLALLDAKLPTAAELAAFDTELKANREVPGALLDVIRAMPRGINPMQALRTAASYLGLLDPQSEETGEDARRAISVRMIAQFSTIIAAINRSQEGQEIVAPRMDLNHAGNFLYMLTGKEPTPEQARLFDIALVLHADHGMNASTFTAIATSSTLSDMYSCVTSAIGALKGPLHGGANEAVMDMLDEVGTPEKAEAYITNKLDHKVKIMGVGHRVYKYFDPRSRVLRDYAEHVANKEGKSNYYQILETIEKIVVDRMGSKGIYPNVDFYSGTVYSDLGIRKEYFTPIFALARISGWCASVIEYTRDNRLLRPDAVYTGAKDAQYVPLQDRQ encoded by the coding sequence ATGACCGAAATTGCCAAAGGACTCGAAGGCGTCCTCTTCACCGAGAGCAAGCTCACGTTCATCAACGGGTCCGAGGGCGTCCTGACGCACCTGGGCATTCCGATTCAGGACTGGGCCGAAAACAGCACCTTCGAAGAACTCAGCCTCGCGCTGCTCGACGCCAAACTGCCGACCGCCGCCGAACTCGCGGCCTTCGACACCGAACTCAAGGCCAACCGCGAGGTGCCCGGCGCACTGCTTGACGTGATCCGGGCGATGCCGCGCGGCATCAACCCCATGCAGGCGCTGCGTACCGCCGCCTCGTACCTGGGCCTGCTCGACCCGCAGTCCGAGGAGACGGGCGAGGACGCGCGCCGCGCCATCAGCGTCCGCATGATCGCGCAGTTCTCGACCATCATCGCGGCCATCAACCGCTCGCAGGAAGGCCAGGAGATCGTCGCGCCGCGCATGGATCTCAACCACGCGGGCAACTTCTTGTACATGCTGACCGGCAAGGAGCCCACGCCCGAGCAGGCGCGCCTGTTCGACATCGCCCTGGTGCTGCACGCCGACCACGGCATGAACGCGAGCACCTTCACGGCCATCGCCACCTCGAGCACCCTGTCGGACATGTACTCGTGCGTCACCTCGGCCATCGGCGCACTCAAGGGGCCGCTGCACGGCGGAGCCAACGAAGCCGTGATGGACATGCTCGACGAGGTGGGCACGCCCGAGAAGGCCGAGGCCTACATCACCAACAAGCTCGACCACAAGGTCAAGATCATGGGCGTGGGCCACCGCGTCTACAAGTACTTTGACCCGCGCTCGCGCGTGCTGCGGGACTACGCCGAGCACGTCGCCAACAAGGAAGGCAAGAGCAACTACTACCAGATTCTCGAAACCATCGAGAAGATCGTGGTGGACCGCATGGGCTCCAAGGGCATCTACCCCAACGTGGACTTCTACAGCGGCACGGTCTACAGCGACCTGGGAATCCGCAAGGAATACTTCACGCCGATCTTCGCGCTCGCCCGCATCAGCGGCTGGTGCGCCTCGGTGATCGAGTACACCCGCGACAACCGCCTGCTGCGCCCCGACGCGGTGTACACCGGCGCCAAGGACGCGCAGTACGTCCCCCTGCAGGACCGCCAGTAA